One stretch of Miscanthus floridulus cultivar M001 chromosome 18, ASM1932011v1, whole genome shotgun sequence DNA includes these proteins:
- the LOC136519398 gene encoding phosphoglycerate kinase, cytosolic-like, producing MASKKSVGNLTEADLKGKKVFLRADLNVPLDDDQNITDDTCIRASVPTIKFFTEKGAKVILASHPGRRNGVTPKFSLKPLVPRLSELLEVDVAMANDCIAEDLQQLAASLPDGGVLLLETARFYEEEEKNDPEFAKKLASVADICVNVDFAHGGALLEGEGLPGVFAFDIDDGFTTVSGIKNGLPDKTSHRISTDDGVSSELPVGTSRRTLPAGVFAYEITSEDKKVIHHISSDGGRRASTKVQEGKGLPGVFDWSGEAGSVVAGESRVEDKYIEHI from the exons ATGGCGAGCAAGAAGAGCGTGGGCAACCTGACGGAGGCGGATCTGAAGGGGAAGAAAGTGTTCCTCCGCGCCGACCTCAATGTTCCGCTGGACGACGACCAGAACATCACCGACGACACCTGCATCCGCGCCTCTGTCCCTACCATCAAGTTCTTCACGGAGAAAGGCGCCAAGGTCATCCTGGCTAGCCATCCG GGGCGTCGAAATGGTGTCACTCCCAAGTTCAGTTTGAAGCCTCTTGTCCCGCGCTTGTCTGAGCTCCTTgaagttgat GTGGCTATGGCCAATGACTGCATTGCTGAGGACCTCCAGCAGTTGGCTGCTTCATTACCAGATGGAGGTGTTCTGCTCTTAGAAACTGCTAGGTTCtacgaggaggaagagaagaacgACCCTGAATTCGCCAAGAAGCTGGCTTCAGTTGCTGATATTTGTGTAAACGTTGACTTTGCACACGGAGGAGCCCTGCTGGAAGGCGAGGGCCTCCCAGGTGTCTTTGCTTTTGACATAGATGATGGTTTTACCACGGTTAGTGGCATCAAGAACGGGCTGCCGGACAAGACGAGCCACCGCATTTCGACTGATGATGGTGTGAGCTCGGAGCTGCCAGTAGGCACGAGCCGCAGGACCCTCCCAGCAGGTGTCTTTGCCTATGAGATCACTAGTGAAGACAAGAAGGTGATCCACCACATTTCGAGTGATGGTGGTCGTCGTGCGAGCACGAAGGTGCAGGAAGGCAAGGGCCTCCCAGGTGTCTTTGATTGGAGTGGTGAAGCTGGCTCGGTTGTTGCTGGCGAGAGCAGGGTGGAAGACAAGTATATCGAACACATTTGA